The proteins below come from a single Synechococcus sp. WH 8101 genomic window:
- a CDS encoding biotin--[acetyl-CoA-carboxylase] ligase, whose translation MASAKLIGRRGADLLRRRRRQGLPLWNLRVLPVCASTETELTQWLQHRPWQGPQPRAVIARHQIRAQGQWGRVWQAPAGGVWISAALPWPSTAAAPGLLGLAVALSLAERLESEGVPIRIKWPNDLLIGDRKLAGVLPRMVHCGGHLRLARIGVGLNVMNPVPVGAVALRQVLAGGRCRPQVWTTEVLRCLERACGFALAPQALVRAVEARLWQRQVRDPATGEPWRITGLGADGALQLQQGTRTMSWTRWADARDQGL comes from the coding sequence GTGGCGTCAGCAAAGCTGATCGGCCGGCGAGGGGCGGATCTGTTGAGGCGACGGCGCCGTCAGGGCCTTCCCCTTTGGAACCTTCGCGTGCTTCCCGTCTGTGCCAGCACGGAGACCGAGCTCACCCAGTGGTTGCAGCACAGGCCCTGGCAGGGGCCGCAGCCCCGGGCGGTGATTGCGCGCCATCAGATCCGGGCCCAAGGGCAATGGGGGCGGGTCTGGCAGGCCCCGGCGGGAGGGGTCTGGATCAGCGCGGCCCTGCCCTGGCCCTCGACGGCGGCGGCACCCGGCCTCCTGGGGCTGGCCGTTGCCTTGTCTTTGGCGGAGCGCCTCGAGAGCGAGGGAGTACCGATCCGGATCAAATGGCCCAATGATCTGCTGATCGGCGACCGGAAACTGGCCGGTGTGCTGCCGCGCATGGTGCACTGCGGCGGTCACCTTCGTCTGGCGCGCATCGGCGTGGGCCTGAATGTGATGAATCCCGTGCCGGTTGGTGCTGTGGCTCTGCGTCAGGTGCTGGCCGGTGGTCGTTGCCGACCTCAGGTCTGGACGACCGAGGTGCTGCGATGCCTCGAGCGTGCCTGTGGATTCGCCTTGGCTCCACAGGCGCTGGTGCGGGCCGTGGAGGCGAGGCTGTGGCAACGGCAGGTGCGTGACCCTGCCACCGGTGAGCCGTGGCGGATCACGGGGTTGGGGGCGGATGGGGCTTTGCAGCTCCAACAGGGAACCCGGACCATGAGCTGGACTCGCTGGGCTGACGCTCGCGATCAGGGTCTCTAG
- a CDS encoding aminotransferase class I/II-fold pyridoxal phosphate-dependent enzyme has translation MHTSRRLERLGSGVFDRNDQRKHHYRLSEAAQGLPLVDLSLGSTDLEPPPQALAAMAAALEAPGSATYCLHAGTRPLREAVASWCQSRFAVDVDPEREVLLLVGSQEGTAHLPLAVLNPGEAGLILDPSYPSHRGGLVLADARIASLPLEEATGWRPCWDRLSSAEWDQLRLMVLGFPHNPTAQVGEQTWLDEAMQRAQRHDCVLAHDNPYLDLALEGEAPALLRSQGWRERGIEFFSLSKGWCLGGFRLAFAIGAAPLISALRQLKGVVDFNQSLALQQGAIAALTEVPDWPRRIVPIYRERRDRTLKALHRLGWRAPVPSMALYLWLPVPAWARQRGWNDEDLAAALLDQAGVALTPGSGFGAAGAHWLRLALVQPTDSLEQAIQRLEPWWRQQS, from the coding sequence ATGCACACCTCTAGGCGTCTGGAGCGACTGGGCAGTGGTGTTTTCGACCGCAATGACCAGCGCAAGCATCACTATCGCCTCAGTGAGGCGGCCCAAGGCCTGCCGCTGGTGGATCTCTCCCTTGGGTCGACGGATCTGGAGCCGCCACCTCAGGCGCTGGCCGCCATGGCGGCAGCACTAGAGGCGCCTGGAAGCGCGACCTATTGCCTCCATGCCGGCACCCGGCCCCTGCGTGAGGCCGTGGCCTCCTGGTGTCAGTCCCGCTTCGCGGTGGATGTGGATCCAGAGCGGGAAGTGCTGCTGCTGGTGGGCTCCCAGGAAGGAACGGCCCATCTGCCCCTAGCCGTGCTCAACCCTGGCGAGGCCGGCTTGATCCTCGATCCGTCCTACCCCTCTCACCGCGGTGGCCTGGTGCTGGCTGATGCCCGGATTGCATCGCTGCCTCTGGAGGAGGCGACGGGATGGCGACCCTGCTGGGACAGGTTGAGCAGTGCCGAATGGGATCAGTTGCGGTTGATGGTGCTGGGTTTCCCCCACAACCCAACGGCGCAGGTCGGAGAGCAAACCTGGCTGGACGAGGCGATGCAGCGGGCCCAGCGCCATGACTGCGTGCTGGCCCACGACAACCCCTATCTCGATCTCGCCCTGGAGGGAGAGGCGCCGGCGCTGCTTCGCAGCCAGGGCTGGCGCGAGCGGGGGATCGAATTCTTTTCCCTCTCGAAGGGTTGGTGCCTCGGTGGCTTCCGTCTTGCCTTCGCCATTGGGGCGGCGCCTCTGATCAGCGCGCTCCGCCAGCTCAAGGGGGTGGTGGATTTCAACCAATCCCTCGCCCTGCAGCAGGGGGCGATCGCGGCTCTCACCGAGGTTCCCGATTGGCCGCGCCGGATCGTGCCCATCTATCGCGAGCGCAGGGATCGCACCCTGAAGGCCCTTCACCGCCTCGGCTGGCGGGCGCCCGTCCCGTCGATGGCGCTCTATCTATGGCTTCCCGTACCCGCCTGGGCTAGGCAGCGGGGCTGGAACGACGAGGATCTGGCGGCGGCGCTTCTCGATCAGGCGGGTGTGGCGCTCACCCCGGGGTCGGGCTTCGGTGCCGCCGGTGCCCATTGGTTGCGCCTTGCCCTGGTGCAACCGACCGACAGCCTGGAGCAGGCCATCCAGCGTTTGGAGCCCTGGTGGCGTCAGCAAAGCTGA
- a CDS encoding M23 family metallopeptidase has protein sequence MLVRWLAAAWLLALPVAPQAPGDLPAAEPPVLPPARLETQEPLRFDRSLESLERNRVITPLERRQLEAGAVARPIHVPALQQACRSGALSKQECHSGVALRGRGLRGDPTPLSWRSRRDGGLNASLRRGADGQPLPPITVPVSALLGGTGPGFRLESVFAVSPRPLPLAGNGDRRLLFPIIGSAITTSEFGWRLHPVIGNWLMHAGKDLAAPEGTPVVAALSGIVTSSGLAGGYGIAVELEHSKPRRRTLYGHLSEIYVKAGQTVRQGEVIGRVGSTGLSTGPHLHFELRRPEGDGWVAMDPGDLDLNPLTAGGDDAVSLLVAQLMQGLERPRG, from the coding sequence GTGCTCGTGCGTTGGCTTGCGGCTGCCTGGCTCCTGGCCTTGCCGGTGGCCCCTCAGGCCCCGGGTGACCTCCCCGCCGCAGAGCCGCCTGTGCTGCCCCCGGCCCGGTTGGAGACTCAGGAACCGTTGCGCTTTGACCGTTCCCTCGAAAGCCTGGAGCGCAACAGGGTGATCACCCCGCTGGAACGGCGGCAGCTGGAGGCAGGTGCCGTGGCTCGGCCCATTCATGTGCCGGCCCTGCAGCAGGCCTGTCGCAGCGGTGCGCTGTCGAAGCAGGAATGCCATTCCGGTGTGGCCCTGCGTGGCCGTGGCCTGCGCGGTGACCCAACGCCTTTGTCCTGGCGTTCCCGCCGTGACGGTGGTCTGAACGCCAGCTTGCGTCGCGGTGCTGATGGTCAGCCCCTGCCACCGATCACGGTGCCGGTGTCCGCTCTGCTCGGTGGAACCGGTCCCGGCTTCCGACTCGAATCGGTGTTCGCCGTGTCGCCTCGCCCCTTGCCGCTGGCGGGCAACGGAGATCGTCGTCTCCTCTTTCCGATTATCGGCTCGGCGATCACCACCAGTGAATTCGGCTGGCGTCTCCATCCGGTGATCGGCAATTGGTTGATGCATGCCGGTAAAGACCTGGCCGCGCCTGAAGGCACTCCGGTTGTGGCCGCGTTGTCCGGCATTGTCACCAGCAGTGGTCTGGCGGGTGGGTATGGCATCGCCGTTGAGCTCGAACACAGCAAGCCCCGCCGGCGCACGCTGTATGGCCACCTCTCCGAGATCTATGTGAAAGCGGGCCAGACCGTCCGTCAGGGGGAGGTGATCGGCCGGGTCGGCAGCACGGGGCTGAGCACCGGTCCCCATCTCCATTTCGAACTGCGCCGACCCGAAGGGGATGGCTGGGTGGCGATGGATCCGGGTGATCTGGATCTGAACCCGCTGACGGCGGGCGGAGACGATGCCGTGTCGTTGTTGGTGGCCCAGCTCATGCAGGGGCTGGAGCGGCCCCGCGGCTAA
- a CDS encoding response regulator transcription factor — MVDAAASPPRVLLVDDESRLTDLLRLELDVEGYAVDVASDGASALIKARQDPAPNLIVLDWNLPDFTGIDICQRIRSSGVTTPILMLTGHDDIADRVKALDAGVDDYLTKPFSIEELMARLRAMQRRAEFFSKEGTSGQPLLLEVGDLRLHTGTRDVRRGDREIQLSVKEYDLLHFLMRGRGRVLERAEIMRGVWGENFYGDDNLLDVYIRYLRQKIETKDQPTLIHTVRGVGFILRDEATR; from the coding sequence ATGGTTGATGCTGCAGCCAGCCCCCCGAGGGTTCTGCTGGTCGATGACGAGTCTCGCCTGACCGACCTGCTGCGCCTCGAACTCGATGTGGAGGGCTACGCGGTCGACGTGGCCTCCGACGGTGCCTCAGCCCTGATCAAGGCCCGCCAGGACCCGGCTCCGAATCTGATCGTTCTCGACTGGAATCTCCCCGATTTCACCGGCATCGACATCTGCCAGAGGATTCGCAGCAGTGGTGTCACCACGCCGATCCTGATGCTCACCGGCCACGACGACATCGCCGATCGGGTCAAAGCTCTCGATGCCGGCGTGGATGACTACCTCACCAAGCCCTTCTCGATCGAAGAGCTGATGGCTCGCCTGCGGGCCATGCAACGGCGGGCGGAATTCTTCTCCAAGGAGGGCACGAGCGGGCAGCCACTGCTCCTGGAGGTGGGCGATCTCCGTTTGCACACCGGCACGCGCGATGTGCGTCGAGGTGACCGGGAGATTCAACTCTCCGTGAAGGAATACGACCTGCTTCACTTCCTGATGCGGGGGCGGGGCCGGGTGCTGGAACGCGCTGAAATCATGCGCGGTGTATGGGGAGAAAATTTCTATGGAGACGACAACCTTCTCGACGTTTACATCCGCTATCTCCGCCAGAAAATTGAAACCAAGGATCAACCCACCCTGATTCACACCGTTCGTGGCGTTGGCTTCATCCTGCGGGATGAAGCCACGCGATGA